A part of Aegilops tauschii subsp. strangulata cultivar AL8/78 chromosome 2, Aet v6.0, whole genome shotgun sequence genomic DNA contains:
- the LOC141041691 gene encoding small ribosomal subunit protein uS11y isoform X2, whose amino-acid sequence MSGRKKTREPKEENVTLGPAVREGEHVFGVAHIFASFNDTFIHVTDLSGRETLVRITGGMKVKADRDESSPYAAMLASQDVAVRCKELGITALHIKLRATGGNKTKTPGPGAQAALRALARSGMKIGRIEDVTPVPTDSTRRKGGRRGRRL is encoded by the exons atg TCAGGGAGGAAGAAGACCCGCGAGCCCAAGGAGGAGAACGTGACGCTCGGCCCCGCCGTCCGCGAGGGGGAGCACGTCTTCGGCGTCGCGCACATCTTCGCCTCCTTCAACGACACCTTCATC CATGTCACGGATCTGTCCGGGAGGGAGACGCTCGTCCGCATCACCG GTGGCATGAAGGTCAAAGCTGATCGTGATGAATCATCCCCTTATGCAGCTATGCTTGCATCTCAGGATGTTGCTGTAAGATGTAAG GAGCTTGGAATTACTGCTCTGCACATTAAGCTCCGTGCTACTGGTGGAAACAAGACAAAAACTCCAGGTCCTGGTGCTCAAGCTGCGCTTAGAGCTCTTGCACGTTCTGGCATGAAGATTGGACGCATTG AGGATGTTACCCCGGTCCCCACTGACAGCACCCGCCGGAAGGGTGGTAGAAGAGGAAGGAGGCTGTAA
- the LOC141041691 gene encoding uncharacterized protein isoform X1: MQAQYGPESSAQNAARITRRPTHPNPGTAHSREALSLPTPALPHRSSSSRPLQTLASSSSRRRRRRHVREEEDPRAQGGERDARPRRPRGGARLRRRAHLRLLQRHLHRKIPRTRRLSCCFSVYTADLKLLPHLASLSQHVTDLSGRETLVRITGGMKVKADRDESSPYAAMLASQDVAVRCKELGITALHIKLRATGGNKTKTPGPGAQAALRALARSGMKIGRIEDVTPVPTDSTRRKGGRRGRRL; this comes from the exons ATGCAAGCCCAGTATGGTCCAGAGAGCTCAGCGCAAAATGCAGCCCGTATAACCAGGCGACCCACGCATCCAAACCCGGGCACGGCCCACTCTCGGGAGGCTTTATCTTTGCCCACTCCTGCACTTCCCCACCGCAGCTCATCTTCTCGTCCACTCCAAACCctagcctcctcctcctctcgccgccgccgccgccgccatg TCAGGGAGGAAGAAGACCCGCGAGCCCAAGGAGGAGAACGTGACGCTCGGCCCCGCCGTCCGCGAGGGGGAGCACGTCTTCGGCGTCGCGCACATCTTCGCCTCCTTCAACGACACCTTCATCGTAAGATCCCAAGGACACGCCGCCTTTCTTGCTGCTTTTCTGTTTACACCGCGGACCTGAAACTCTTGCCACATCTGGCTTCGCTGTCGCAGCATGTCACGGATCTGTCCGGGAGGGAGACGCTCGTCCGCATCACCG GTGGCATGAAGGTCAAAGCTGATCGTGATGAATCATCCCCTTATGCAGCTATGCTTGCATCTCAGGATGTTGCTGTAAGATGTAAG GAGCTTGGAATTACTGCTCTGCACATTAAGCTCCGTGCTACTGGTGGAAACAAGACAAAAACTCCAGGTCCTGGTGCTCAAGCTGCGCTTAGAGCTCTTGCACGTTCTGGCATGAAGATTGGACGCATTG AGGATGTTACCCCGGTCCCCACTGACAGCACCCGCCGGAAGGGTGGTAGAAGAGGAAGGAGGCTGTAA